In the Hordeum vulgare subsp. vulgare chromosome 7H, MorexV3_pseudomolecules_assembly, whole genome shotgun sequence genome, one interval contains:
- the LOC123410584 gene encoding geranylgeranyl transferase type-2 subunit beta 1 isoform X2: MGEEGELAAEKHVRYIVTAEKKKDSFESLVMEHLRASGAYWGLTTLDLLHKLDAVDAAEVVDWIMSCYHPGSGGFGGNVGHDPHVLYTLSAVQVLCLFDRLDVLDADKIADYITGLQNEDGSFSGDIWGEVDTRFSYISICTLSLLHRLHKINVDKAVEYIVSCKNLDGGFGAMPGGESHAGQIFCCVGALAITGSLHHVDRDLLGWWLCERQCRDGGLNGRPEKLADVCYSWWVLSSLIIIDRVHWIDKEKLAKFILNCQDMGNGGISDRPDNAVDIYHTYFGVAGLSLMEYPGVKPIDPAYALPLDVVNRIFLTKQQ, encoded by the exons aTGGGTGAAGAAGGCGAGCTGGCCGCGGAGAAGCACGTCCGCTACATCGTCACCGCCGAGAAG AAGAAGGACTCCTTCGAGTCGCTGGTGATGGAGCACCTCCGGGCCAGCGGCGCCTACTGGGGCCTCACCACGCTCGACCTCCTCCACAAGCTTGACGCCGTTGACGCCGCCGAGGTCGTCGACTGGATCATGTCGTGCTACCACCCGGGATCTG GTGGGTTCGGGGGGAACGTGGGGCACGACCCGCATGTCCTCTACACGCTCAGCGCCGTGCAGGTCCTCTGCCTCTTCGATCGGCTGGATGTTCTTGATGCAGACAAAATTGCTGATT ATATTACTGGACTTCAAAATGAGGATGGATCATTTTCTGGTGATATTTGGGGTGAAGTTGATACTAG GTTCTCGTACATTTCCATATGCACCTTGTCATTACTGCATCGTCTGCACAAAATTAATGTGGACAAGGCTGTAGAATATATTGTTAGCTGTAAGAACTTGGACGGCGGATTTGGAGCTATGCCAGGAGGGGAGTCTCATGCTGGGCAGA TATTCTGTTGTGTTGGTGCTCTAGCAATCACTGGCTCTTTGCATCACGTTGATAGAGATCTCCTTGGATGGTGGCTTTGTGAACGCCAGTGTAGAGATGGAGGGCTCAACGGGCGTCCTGAGAAACTTGCTGAT GTGTGCTACTCATGGTGGGTCTTATCAAGCTTGATAATCATTGACAGAGTGCACTGGATTGACAAGGAAAAACTTGCAAAGTTCATATTGAACTGTCAG GACATGGGAAATGGTGGAATTTCAGATAGACCAGATAATGCGGTTGATATCTACCACACGTACTTTGGGGTTGCAG GGCTTTCGTTAATGGAGTATCCTGGAGTGAAGCCCATCGATCCTGCCTACGCACTCCCTTTAGATGTTGTCAACAGGATCTTCTTGACAAAACAACAATAG
- the LOC123410584 gene encoding geranylgeranyl transferase type-2 subunit beta 1 isoform X1: protein MGEEGELAAEKHVRYIVTAEKVSNHPPNPYPLSDANRLRRQLIRPPRRLPQKKDSFESLVMEHLRASGAYWGLTTLDLLHKLDAVDAAEVVDWIMSCYHPGSGGFGGNVGHDPHVLYTLSAVQVLCLFDRLDVLDADKIADYITGLQNEDGSFSGDIWGEVDTRFSYISICTLSLLHRLHKINVDKAVEYIVSCKNLDGGFGAMPGGESHAGQIFCCVGALAITGSLHHVDRDLLGWWLCERQCRDGGLNGRPEKLADVCYSWWVLSSLIIIDRVHWIDKEKLAKFILNCQDMGNGGISDRPDNAVDIYHTYFGVAGLSLMEYPGVKPIDPAYALPLDVVNRIFLTKQQ from the exons aTGGGTGAAGAAGGCGAGCTGGCCGCGGAGAAGCACGTCCGCTACATCGTCACCGCCGAGAAGGTAAGcaaccacccacccaacccatacCCCCTCTCGGATGCGAACCGTCTCCGGCGACAACTcatccgtcctcctcgccgtttgCCGCAGAAGAAGGACTCCTTCGAGTCGCTGGTGATGGAGCACCTCCGGGCCAGCGGCGCCTACTGGGGCCTCACCACGCTCGACCTCCTCCACAAGCTTGACGCCGTTGACGCCGCCGAGGTCGTCGACTGGATCATGTCGTGCTACCACCCGGGATCTG GTGGGTTCGGGGGGAACGTGGGGCACGACCCGCATGTCCTCTACACGCTCAGCGCCGTGCAGGTCCTCTGCCTCTTCGATCGGCTGGATGTTCTTGATGCAGACAAAATTGCTGATT ATATTACTGGACTTCAAAATGAGGATGGATCATTTTCTGGTGATATTTGGGGTGAAGTTGATACTAG GTTCTCGTACATTTCCATATGCACCTTGTCATTACTGCATCGTCTGCACAAAATTAATGTGGACAAGGCTGTAGAATATATTGTTAGCTGTAAGAACTTGGACGGCGGATTTGGAGCTATGCCAGGAGGGGAGTCTCATGCTGGGCAGA TATTCTGTTGTGTTGGTGCTCTAGCAATCACTGGCTCTTTGCATCACGTTGATAGAGATCTCCTTGGATGGTGGCTTTGTGAACGCCAGTGTAGAGATGGAGGGCTCAACGGGCGTCCTGAGAAACTTGCTGAT GTGTGCTACTCATGGTGGGTCTTATCAAGCTTGATAATCATTGACAGAGTGCACTGGATTGACAAGGAAAAACTTGCAAAGTTCATATTGAACTGTCAG GACATGGGAAATGGTGGAATTTCAGATAGACCAGATAATGCGGTTGATATCTACCACACGTACTTTGGGGTTGCAG GGCTTTCGTTAATGGAGTATCCTGGAGTGAAGCCCATCGATCCTGCCTACGCACTCCCTTTAGATGTTGTCAACAGGATCTTCTTGACAAAACAACAATAG
- the LOC123407323 gene encoding AT-hook motif nuclear-localized protein 10 — protein MEVRSEQGLMAGRDLFGLPKSQPAPAPAAPQSSAAMQSVRMAYTADGTPVFAPVSSAVAPPGFQTAGAPAHGSTMSAARAAGGNGVAAPPGMGEPSAKKKRGRPRKYGPDAAMSLALVTVPTAAGSAAVTQGASGRPFSPTLPGNFVPSASPDGGKKRGRPKGSTNKPRVDGGGPAGVGFTPHVLTVQAGEDVSSKIMSFSQNGTRAVCVLSANGSISNVTLRQTGTSGGTVTYEGRFEILSLSGSIFVTDNGGQRTRTGGLSVSLAGPDGRLLGGGVAGLLIAASPIQIVVGSFNAGGKKEPKPQAPSEPVPLKVVPSTGIGMAANSPPSRGTLSESSGGTASPRHQGFASTNNNQPPILSSMPWK, from the exons ATGGAGGTGAGGTCCGAGCAAGGGCTAATGGCGGGAAGGGATCTGTTCGGCTTGCCCAAGAGccagccggcgccggcgccggcagcGCCGCAGTCCTCCGCAGCCATGCAGAGCGTGCGCATGGCGTACACCGCGGACGGCACACCCGTGTTTGCCCCGGTGAGCTCCGCGGTCGCGCCGCCGGGTTTCCAAACGGCAGGGGCACCGGCACATGGCTCTACCATGTCCGCTGCTCGGGCCGCCGGAGGTAATGGCGTCGCGGCGCCGCCCGGCATGGGTGAACCGTCGGCGAAGAAGAAGCGCGGGCGGCCAAGGAAGTACGGGCCCGACGCGGCCATGTCTCTGGCACTGGTGACCGTGCCGACGGCCGCGGGCTCGGCAGCTGTGACGCAGGGTGCTTCTGGGCGGCCCTTCTCACCCACGCTGCCGGGAAACTTCGTGCCATCGGCGTCGCCGGATGGAGGGAAGAAACGTGGCCGGCCCAAGGGATCTACCAACAAGCCCCGCGTGGATGGTGGTG GGCCGGCAGGAGTTGGATTCACACCTCATGTTCTTACGGTTCAAGCTGGAGAG GATGTATCGTCAAAGATTATGTCATTTTCTCAGAATGGAACTCGTGCAGTTTGTGTTCTCTCAGCAAATGGTTCCATATCAAATGTAACACTTCGTCAAACTGGTACATCAGGTGGAACTGTAACATACGAG GGCCGATTTGAGATACTGTCACTCTCTGGCTCAATCTTTGTAACGGACAACGGAGGCCAGCGTACCCGAACAGGGGGCCTCAGTGTTTCGCTGGCCGGTCCTGACGGTCGTCTCTTGGGTGGAGGAGTCGCAGGACTTCTCATAGCAGCTTCTCCAATCCAG ATAGTAGTGGGAAGCTTCAATGCTGGTGGGAAAAAAGAGCCGAAGCCGCAGGCTCCTTCTGAGCCCGTACCACTGAAGGTTGTTCCTAGCACTGGGATCGGGATGGCGGCCAACAGCCCCCCTTCAAGAGGTACATTGAGCGAATCGTCTGGTGGCACTGCAAGCCCAAGACATCAAGGCTTCGCCTCCACCAACAATAACCAGCCGCCGATCTTGTCCAGCATGCCCTGGAAATGA